In Punica granatum isolate Tunisia-2019 unplaced genomic scaffold, ASM765513v2 Contig00383, whole genome shotgun sequence, a single genomic region encodes these proteins:
- the LOC116190210 gene encoding protein ALP1-like: MPRNRNSRQNDNQATYEEDYDTELMWIYLALENAVAEQHVPGNIPCRTSSLQGRHYIEEVLANDTRCYENFRMNPHVFHNLCDTLRANYGIKNSRKGMTVEEMVSMFLLVVGHSTRFAVVAERFQHSKETVSRVIKLIVRGIHSLSPTYIRRMNVDVQPEIQRCRKWYPFFKNCFGAIDGTHVAACVPSSVRGTYRNRNNEITQNVLVAYSHDMMFTHVVTGWEGSAHDLRLLSDAATLQSFPAPYGEQYYVVDAGFPNIPGYMAPYKGQMYHRCDFNDDTPPTMEKELFNQRHASFVILLSSVLGC; encoded by the exons ATGCCAAGAAACAGGAATTCACGACAAAATGATAATCAAGCAACATATGAAGAAGATTACGACACTGAGCTTATGTGGATTTATCTAGCGCTTGAGAATGCAGTGGCCGAACAACATGTCCCGGGCAACATTCCTTGTAGAACCTCAAGTCTACAAGGCAGACATTACATAGAGGAAGTTCTTGCCAATGACACAAGGTGTTACGAGAATTTCAGGATGAACCCTCACGTATTTCATAACTTGTGCGATACGCTAAGGGCAAACTATGGAATCAAAAATTCCAGGAAAGGTATGACCGTCGAGGAGATGGTTAGCATGTTCTTACTGGTAGTTGGACATAGTACGCGCTTCGCTGTGGTTGCCGAACGATTTCAGCATTCTAAGGAGACGGTGTCACGGGTCATCAAGTTAATAGTTCGAGGAATTCATTCATTGTCACCAACGTACATAAGACGGATGAACGTTGATGTGCAGCCTGAAATTCAGAGATGTCGAAAATGGTACCCATTCTTTAAG AATTGCTTTGGAGCAATCGATGGAACCCATGTGGCTGCTTGTGTTCCTTCATCGGTGAGAGGCACGTATCGCAATCGAAATAATGAGATTACGCAAAATGTTCTCGTCGCTTATTCACATGACATGATGTTCACACATGTCGTGACTGGATGGGAGGGTTCGGCTCACGACTTGAGACTTTTGTCCGATGCCGCTACATTGCAATCATTCCCCGCACCATATGGTG AACAGTATTACGTAGTTGATGCGGGATTCCCCAATATTCCCGGTTATATGGCTCCTTACAAAGGGCAAATGTATCACCGCTGTGACTTTAATGATGACACCCCACCAACGATGGAGAAAGAGTTATTCAATCAGCGCCATGCATCGTTCGTAATATTATTGAGCAGTGTTTTGGGGTGCTGA
- the LOC116190206 gene encoding uncharacterized protein LOC116190206, producing the protein MTSKTIHEEASIIALWAQILLSSLGGCDTITAYSLEDNELWGRKSLAAAFQVGGSIFLIPLAWHPSDNYLSYLSIAMLVVAALSCFERVYVHYKASKNALTKSMLSPPNPGPDYHKFIEEYSSRKEEGYRMTLYEIAQIPDPTSTRPEQDTSNDDAANLVQARALFPVFQQLFVDLILGDNDMIASINFFCGLTPLNAFRIVEMEIQTMSHLLHTKAKVLCTWWGGLLRLITILMSSTVLGFFVKLMVEDHSSLKYEWPDKITTLLLLIWTVLQESSFIRFLGEIQGQRGYFHPLYVVLPVSSYKCPANLLISSLRMLVQIGQYTGILIRRMTTCICHINCRIDKNNSWSNSMGQFCLLEYCIRRKKGCLWKMLEYFDVDKVIFYTPYKEIGEDLKQFLFDMVCKRSHIIQENLYNRLGIRSPAGQLMNQITSTAMTARDLLRQSNLHYLDWSTELEFDHQILIWHIATDLCSYEDRNCNEAILRNIKLSEQLSRYMAYLLVDCPFMLPRGIGHIRIQDTSAEASRVFGGGITGSRDNHLNEACKRLLRVTEMAEMKPEQVKGSISKSVLFEGHRLAGEFQYDRKRHRGMNAAEFRKFKWETIAGVWIQFLLYAAKECSGESHAKQLKVGGELLTHTWMMMAHFGLTDHFQMRQGSFITNVVLQ; encoded by the coding sequence ATGACATCAAAAACTATACATGAGGAGGCCAGCATTATCGCGCTCTGGGCACAGATTCTTCTCTCAAGCCTCGGCGGATGCGATACCATCACTGCCTACTCCTTGGAAGACAACGAACTGTGGGGACGGAAGTCTCTTGCAGCTGCATTCCAAGTAGGGGGATCTATATTTCTCATACCACTCGCATGGCATCCATCGGACAACTACTTATCCTATCTAAGCATAGCCATGCTCGTGGTCGCGGCTTTAAGTTGCTTCGAAAGGGTGTATGTTCACTATAAGGCTAGCAAGAATGCACTTACAAAGTCCATGCTCTCTCCACCTAATCCTGGTCCAGATTATCACAAGTTCATAGAGGAGTACTCTTCAAGGAAGGAGGAGGGATATCGGATGACCCTTTATGAGATTGCTCAGATCCCAGACCCCACAAGCACTCGACCTGAGCAAGATACATCCAATGATGATGCGGCAAATCTTGTCCAAGCAAGGGCACTGTTTCCCGTTTTCCAGCAGCTTTTCGTGGATCTCATTCTAGGCGATAATGACATGATTGCGAGCATCAACTTCTTCTGCGGCTTGACACCACTGAATGCTTTCAGGATAGTGGAAATGGAAATCCAAACCATGTCCCATTTGCTCCACACCAAAGCTAAGGTCCTTTGTACTTGGTGGGGTGGCCTTCTTCGCCTGATAACTATTTTAATGTCCTCAACAGTTCTAGGTTTTTTCGTCAAATTAATGGTTGAAGATCACTCGAGTTTGAAGTATGAATGGCCTGACAAGATCACGACATTGCTGTTGCTGATTTGGACTGTTCTTCAGGAGTCATCCTTCATCCGTTTTCTGGGTGAAATACAGGGTCAGAGAGGCTACTTCCATCCGCTTTATGTTGTACTACCAGTGTCCTCATACAAGTGTCCTGCCAATCTACTTATTTCATCTCTTAGAATGCTAGTGCAAATTGGGCAATATACAGGAATCCTCATCCGTAGAATGACCACCTGTATCTGCCACATCAACTGCCGCATCGACAAGAACAACAGCTGGTCGAATTCCATGGGGCAGttctgcttgctcgagtattGCATCAGAAGGAAAAAGGGGTGTTTGTGGAAAATGCTCGAGTATTTTGATGTGGACAAGGTCATCTTCTACACACCATACAAGGAAATAGGCGAGGATCTGAAGCAGTTCTTATTTGATATGGTTTGCAAGCGGAGCCATATCATCCAGGAGAATCTATACAACAGGCTGGGGATTCGATCCCCAGCTGGTCAGTTGATGAACCAAATTACGAGCACTGCAATGACAGCGAGAGATCTGCTCAGGCAGAGCAATCTCCATTACCTGGATTGGAGTACAGAGTTGGAGTTCGATCATCAGATCTTAATTTGGCACATTGCTACCGATCTATGCAGCTATGAAGATCGAAACTGTAATGAGGCCATTCTCAGAAACATCAAGCTGAGCGAGCAACTTTCGCGATACATGGCCTACCTCCTGGTCGATTGCCCTTTCATGTTGCCCAGAGGGATTGGTCATATCAGAATCCAGGACACTTCTGCCGAGGCATCACGAGTCTTTGGTGGAGGAATTACCGGTTCCAGAGACAATCACCTCAATGAAGCATGTAAGAGGCTCCTTCGGGTGACTGAAATGGCTGAAATGAAACCAGAGCAGGTAAAGGGCAGCATCAGCAAATCTGTTCTGTTTGAGGGGCACAGGCTTGCGGGGGAATTTCAATACGATCGCAAGAGGCATCGTGGCATGAATGCCGCGGAATTCCGCAAATTCAAATGGGAGACTATCGCAGGGGTCTGGATTCAGTTCTTGCTCTACGCTGCAAAAGAGTGCAGCGGAGAATCTCATGCCAAGCAGCTGAAGGTTGGAGGAGAGCTTCTCACACATACTTGGATGATGATGGCACATTTTGGCTTGACCGATCACTTCCAGATGCGCCAGGGCTCCTTCATAACCAATGTTGTATTGCAatga